In Mercenaria mercenaria strain notata chromosome 15, MADL_Memer_1, whole genome shotgun sequence, a single genomic region encodes these proteins:
- the LOC123562495 gene encoding toll-like receptor 1 produces the protein MLFFHAGTLKKTIKMRKSNFVALSYCLIQLVVTYELPGDCNFFNTVLTCQRLIPSEIPAGTQTVYIKDYDNNNIGQGRFAHSSWGSVKQFDINANIEIYLQINSFVFLGLENMTTLGIHARKGNIIYEKAFVGVDLVEKLDLSNMIYLESETLIKPLLYGNVFPNLRVLILENVNTEQNNFNFNFSRSFVEMVRSKNITELSLRGTNLLIERNLNAISTGVHILDVSNVSVSVTKGFKFGITFPHLKIINFSNSVSRYFSSKRFANRVKTAYCNFESLPLATLEKFYANFFYRGKEVYVNNVTIDISAPCFQVMKIEVLHLRGNMLPVLNATVHLPVNFSLYELDLSLNSMTFLSASVLKDMVNLNNLYLGEHLLFKMTSHPDFKILFKPLQRLKRLSLAYNQITYIPEQMFLHNLDLEWLDLQGNFLMTTSFLHSQMSKLIFLNISHNRIAYLTGDDLMKLKKIATGNGSKLPEVMMNDNPFECSCESVGFIETIRTNILNNTGQYICNFETEMTPINDNSIAKAKFLCIRAIFYTISSVISVLVVLSLFITFLLTLRYFRKKRRLTKLQTLLQKFNKGLLRENFLCSLSYSDSDAEVSNQLYIRLEALLKDITKCERDAICIDFKHYRAGKSIVEEIIRCISGSLVAVFVVSEAFCRSDWCCLEVKEAYEQQKPIILIFVEEVSEESMTIYIRNIFNRYTRGKLVETENGEVDYMPGGLKGLCNSIILLGSESSSQRVTQV, from the exons ATGCTATTTTTCCATGCAG GTACTCTGAAGAAAACAATAAAGATGAGGAAATCAAATTTTGTTGCTCTCTCCTATTGTTTGATACAGTTGGTTGTAACATATGAGCTGCCGGGTGATTGTAATTTCTTTAATACCGTTCTCACATGTCAGCGATTAATACCGAGTGAAATTCCAGCTGGAACTCAAACTGTTTACATCAAGGATTACGATAACAACAATATAGGACAAGGAAGATTTGCACATTCTAGTTGGGGATCAGTAAAACAGTTTGATATTAATGCCAATATTGAGATATACCTCCAAATTAACAGTTTTGTATTTCTTGGGTTAGAAAACATGACAACACTCGGAATCCATGCCCGGAAGGGaaatattatatatgaaaaagCTTTTGTCGGAGTTGATCTTGTAGAAAAATTGGACCTCTCTAATATGATTTATTTAGAATCGGAAACACTTATTAAACCGTTATTGTATGGTAACGTGTTTCCAAATCTTCGTGTTTTAATCTTAGAGAATGTGAATACGGAACagaacaattttaatttcaacttttcaCGAAGTTTCGTCGAAATGGTCAGGTCGAAAAATATAACAGAACTAAGTTTAAGAGGTACTAATCTTCTAATAGAAAGAAATTTGaatgccatttcaactggggtgCATATTCTAGATGTTTCGAACGTAAGTGTTTCTGTTACAAAAGGTTTTAAATTTGGCATTACTTTTccacatttaaaaataataaatttttctaaCTCCGTATCCAGATATTTTTCAAGCAAACGTTTTGCCAACCGCGTTAAAACTGCATACTGCAACTTTGAAAGCCTTCCGTTAGCGACGCTAGagaaattttatgcaaacttcTTTTATCGTGGTAAAGAGGTTTATGTCAACAATGTTACAATTGATATTTCTGCACCGTGCTTTCAAGTGATGAAGATTGAAGTTTTACACCTTCGAGGAAACATGCTACCTGTCCTGAATGCAACAGTTCATCTTCCGGTAAACTTCTCCCTATACGAACTTGATTTATCCTTGAACAGCATGACATTTCTATCTGCATCAGTCTTAAAAGACATGGTAAATCTTAACAATTTGTATCTTGGTGAACATCTATTGTTCAAAATGACAAGCCATCCTGATTTTAAAATCCTTTTCAAACCTTTGCAAAGGCTTAAAAGATTATCACTTGCTTACAATCAGATAACATATATTCCTGAACAGATGTTTCTTCACAATTTAGATCTAGAGTGGCTGGATTTGCAAGGGAATTTTTTAATGACTACATCGTTTTTGCATTCACAAATGTCAAAATTGATCTTTCTCAATATATCTCACAATAGAATCGCATACCTCACTGGTGATGATTTAATGAAACTAAAGAAAATAGCTACCGGAAATGGAAGTAAACTGCCAGAAGTTATGATGAATGACAATCCCTTTGAATGCTCATGTGAAAGTGTTGGCTTTATAGAGACGATTCgtacaaatattttgaataacaCTGGACAATATATATGCAATTTTGAAACAGAAATGACCCCAATCAATGACAACAGCATAGCAAAAGCGAAATTTCTTTGTATCAGAGCAATTTTTTATACCATTTCTTCAGTTATATCTGTGTTGGTAGTTCTGTCATTATTCATAACGTTCTTGTTAACTTTGCGTTATTTTCGTAAAAAGCGACGACTAACCAAATTACAAACTTTACTTCAAAAGTTCAACAAAGGTCTGCTACGCGAAAATTTCCTCTGCTCACTATCTTATAGTGACAGCGATGCGGAAGTTTCAAATCAGTTATATATACGTTTAGAGGCCTTACTAAAGGATATAACCAAATGCGAAAGAGATGCTATAtgtattgattttaaacattATCGAGCAGGTAAATCAATAGTAGAAGAAATTATAAGATGTATCTCTGGATCACTTGTTGCAGTATTTGTAGTTTCTGAGGCCTTTTGTCGAAGTGATTGGTGTTGTTTAGAAGTCAAAGAAGCATACGAACAACAAAAACCAATTATTCTCATCTTCGTGGAAGAGGTATCGGAAGAAAGTATGACGATTTACATCAGGAACATATTTAACCGTTATACTCGGGGTAAGCTTGTTGAGACAGAAAACGGCGAAGTGGACTACATGCCTGGTGGCCTTAAAGGACTTTGCAATTCAATTATCTTGTTAGGAAGTGAGTCGAGCAGCCAACGGGTGACTCAAGTGTAA